CCAGCCTCAAGCTGATTCCGAAGCCGATCGCGGTCAAGGATGCGCAACTTGGCGCCAGTCAGCTGGCCAGGAAATAAAGGATTACATCATGTCGTTGAATATCTTCTGGTTCATCCCCACCCACGGCGACAGCCGCTACCTTGGCACCACCAAGGGCGCGCGCCCGGTCGATGCCGATTACCTCAGGCAGTGCGCGGTTGCCGCCGATACCCTCGGCTACGACGGCGTGCTGCTGCCCACCGGGCGTTCGTGCGAGGATGCGTGGGTGGTGGCGTCGTCGCTGATTTCGGTCACGCAAAAGCTCAAGTTCCTCGTCGCGATCCGTCCCGGCCTCACCACGCCGGGTTTGGCCGTGCGCATGGCCGCCACGTTCGACCGCCTGTCCAACGGCCGTCTGCTGATCAACGTGGTCACCGGCGGCGACCAGGGCGAGCTGGAAGCGGACGGCCTGTTTGCCGACCACGCCAAGCGCTACGAAATTTCCGATGAATTCATCCGCGTGTGGCGCGCGTCGCTGGCGGGCGAGGGCGGCGATGCCGGCTACGATTTCGAGGGCAAGCATATCCAGGTCAAGGGTTCGAAAACCTTGTACCCGGCCGTGCAAAAGCCGTATCCGCCGCTGTACTTCGGCGGCTCGTCCGAACCGGCGCACGCGCTGGCGGCCGAGCAGATGGACGTATACCTCACCTGGGGCGAGCCACCGGCAGCGGTGGCCGAAAAAATCGCCGACATCCGCGCGCGCGCCGCCAAGCATGGCCGCACCGTCAAATTCGGCATCCGCCTGCACGTGATCGTGCGCGACACCAACGAGGAAGCATGGCGCGCGGCCGATGAGCTGATCAGCCACCTCGACGACGACACCATCGCCAAGGCCCAAAAGGCATTCGGCAAGATGGATTCGGTGGGCCAGCAGCGCATGGCGGCCCTGCACGGCGGCCGCCGCGACAAGCTCGAAGTCTCGCCCAACCTGTGGGCCGGCGTGGGCCTGGTGCGCGGCGGCGCCGGCACCGCATTGGTGGGCGATGCCGAGACGGTGGTGGCCCGCATCCGCGAATACGCGGACCTCGGCATCGAGACCTTCATTTTCTCCGGCTACCCGCACCTGGAAGAATCGTACCGCTTCGCCGAGCTGGTATTACCATTGCTGGGCAAAGGCAAAGCGGCGGGTACCCAGTCGCTGAGCGGTCCGTTCGGCGAGATCATGGCCAGCGATATCGTTCCCAAGAAGGCGGCGTAATGGCTCAGGCAAAGAATAAAACGCCAAGCGCGCTGGCGCCGTGGATATTGCCGGTCACGCTGATCGTGCTGTGGCAGGTAGCGTCGCAGGCCGGCTGGCTGTCGAGCCGCATCCTGCCCGAACCGTGGGCCGTGGCCAAGGCCTTCTGGGCGCTGGCCGCGTCGGGCGAGCTGTGGGTGCACTTGCGCACCAGCCTGTGGCGCGCGGCATCGGGCTTTGCCATCGGCGCCGGCCTCGGTTTGCTGCTTGGCCTGTTGACGGGCAGCTTCCGCCGCGCCGAAACGCTGCTTGACACCACGCTGCAAATGGTGCGCAACATCCCGGCGCTGGCGCTGATCCCGCTGGTGATCCTGTGGTTCGGCATCGATGAAACGGCCAAGCTGTTCCTGCTGGCGGTCGGCGTGTTCTTCCCCGTGTACCTGAACACGTTCCACGGCATCCGCTCGGCCGACCAGGGCCTGATCGAGATGGCGCGCAGCTATGGCCTGTCCGGCTGGCCTTTGTATCGCGACGTGATCCTGCCGGCGGCGCTGCCGGCTATCCTGGTGGGCGTGCGGTTTTCTCTGGGGCTGGTATGGGTGCTGCTGATCGTGGCCGAGACCATTTCGGCGCAGGCCGGCATCGGCTACATGACCATGAATGCCCGCGAGTTCCTGCAAACGGACGTGGTGCTGGTGGGGATTTTGCTGTACGCGCTGCTGGGCAAGGCTGCCGACCTGGCGTCGCGCGGGATGGAAAAGCGCTTCCTGCGCTGGAATCCGGCCTACCGCTAATCGATCTGAATTGGAGTAAACCGTATGAATATTTCCACCACCTTGTTCGATGTCGGCGGCCTGGCCCGCGAGAACCTGTCGTCG
This is a stretch of genomic DNA from Duganella zoogloeoides. It encodes these proteins:
- the ssuD gene encoding FMNH2-dependent alkanesulfonate monooxygenase is translated as MNIFWFIPTHGDSRYLGTTKGARPVDADYLRQCAVAADTLGYDGVLLPTGRSCEDAWVVASSLISVTQKLKFLVAIRPGLTTPGLAVRMAATFDRLSNGRLLINVVTGGDQGELEADGLFADHAKRYEISDEFIRVWRASLAGEGGDAGYDFEGKHIQVKGSKTLYPAVQKPYPPLYFGGSSEPAHALAAEQMDVYLTWGEPPAAVAEKIADIRARAAKHGRTVKFGIRLHVIVRDTNEEAWRAADELISHLDDDTIAKAQKAFGKMDSVGQQRMAALHGGRRDKLEVSPNLWAGVGLVRGGAGTALVGDAETVVARIREYADLGIETFIFSGYPHLEESYRFAELVLPLLGKGKAAGTQSLSGPFGEIMASDIVPKKAA
- the ssuC gene encoding aliphatic sulfonate ABC transporter permease SsuC; protein product: MAQAKNKTPSALAPWILPVTLIVLWQVASQAGWLSSRILPEPWAVAKAFWALAASGELWVHLRTSLWRAASGFAIGAGLGLLLGLLTGSFRRAETLLDTTLQMVRNIPALALIPLVILWFGIDETAKLFLLAVGVFFPVYLNTFHGIRSADQGLIEMARSYGLSGWPLYRDVILPAALPAILVGVRFSLGLVWVLLIVAETISAQAGIGYMTMNAREFLQTDVVLVGILLYALLGKAADLASRGMEKRFLRWNPAYR